From Diaminobutyricibacter sp. McL0608, one genomic window encodes:
- a CDS encoding YceI family protein: MSENVTIPGYKAGTWTIDPSHSEVGFSIRHLTISKVKGVFENFDATFVTAENPLESTVTAKADVASVNTKDKNRDAHLRTGDFFLAEEHPTIDFVSTGVRVEGGDFLVDGDLTIKGVTKPVTFDFDFGGFGQDPYGNYKAGATAKTEINREDFGLTYNAALETGGMLLGDKVTITLELQAVLAQA, from the coding sequence ATGTCCGAAAACGTCACCATCCCCGGATACAAGGCCGGAACCTGGACCATCGACCCGTCGCACAGCGAGGTCGGGTTCAGCATCCGCCACCTCACGATCAGCAAGGTCAAGGGTGTGTTCGAGAACTTCGACGCGACCTTCGTGACCGCTGAGAACCCGCTCGAGTCGACTGTCACGGCCAAGGCCGATGTCGCCTCGGTCAACACCAAGGACAAGAACCGCGACGCCCACCTCCGCACCGGAGACTTCTTCCTCGCAGAGGAGCACCCGACCATCGACTTCGTCTCGACGGGCGTGCGTGTCGAAGGCGGCGACTTCCTCGTCGACGGCGACCTGACCATCAAGGGCGTCACCAAGCCGGTCACGTTCGACTTCGACTTCGGCGGTTTCGGCCAGGACCCGTACGGCAACTACAAGGCCGGCGCGACCGCCAAGACCGAGATCAACCGTGAGGACTTCGGTCTCACGTACAACGCGGCACTCGAGACCGGCGGCATGCTTCTCGGCGACAAGGTCACGATCACCCTCGAACTCCAGGCCGTTCTCGCTCAGGCCTAG
- a CDS encoding carbohydrate ABC transporter permease translates to MTTSTDFTPEVMNVMTDEIESAGVAGGPPRRPRRRRKEKAAQDSPDRGILSPSDWRRRRTRWTNRTLHIVLLVILFIVGLGPLLWLAKSAITPTADTLRTPMAIFPHGVDWSIVSTAWSTVHIDVQFVNTIWVAAGSWACQIVVATTAGYALSVLRPKYGNVIHGLVLGTLFVPAVVLLVPLYLTILNPPLIGTSLINTFWAVWLPAGANAFNVVLVKRFFDNLPREVFEAARTDGAGPFRLFWSIVLPMSKPILGVVSVFAIIAAWKDYLWPMLVLQDPAIQPLSVRLPNLQAAIELDVFLAALAISTLIPIALFLVFQGLFLRSAGLGGAVKG, encoded by the coding sequence TTGACCACCTCGACCGACTTCACGCCTGAGGTCATGAACGTGATGACCGACGAGATCGAGAGTGCCGGCGTCGCGGGCGGCCCACCGAGGCGACCCCGGCGCAGGCGCAAGGAGAAGGCGGCGCAGGACAGTCCGGACCGCGGCATCCTGTCGCCATCCGACTGGCGCCGGCGCCGGACCCGCTGGACGAACAGGACTCTGCACATCGTTCTGCTGGTGATCCTCTTCATCGTCGGCCTCGGCCCATTGCTCTGGCTTGCGAAGTCGGCGATCACGCCGACGGCGGACACGCTCAGGACACCGATGGCGATCTTCCCGCACGGCGTGGACTGGTCGATCGTCTCAACAGCCTGGTCCACCGTGCACATCGACGTGCAGTTCGTGAACACGATCTGGGTCGCTGCCGGGTCGTGGGCGTGTCAGATCGTCGTCGCGACGACCGCCGGCTATGCGTTGAGCGTTCTACGGCCGAAGTACGGCAACGTGATCCACGGCCTCGTGCTCGGAACCCTCTTCGTGCCCGCGGTAGTGCTGCTCGTTCCGCTCTACCTGACCATCCTCAACCCGCCGCTGATCGGCACCTCGCTGATCAACACGTTCTGGGCCGTGTGGCTGCCCGCGGGCGCCAACGCGTTCAACGTCGTCCTGGTGAAACGGTTCTTCGACAACCTTCCCCGGGAGGTGTTCGAGGCGGCACGCACGGACGGCGCAGGCCCGTTCCGCCTGTTCTGGTCGATTGTGCTGCCGATGTCCAAACCGATCCTCGGAGTCGTCTCCGTTTTCGCGATCATCGCGGCGTGGAAGGACTATCTCTGGCCGATGCTCGTACTGCAGGATCCGGCCATCCAGCCGCTCTCGGTCCGCCTGCCGAACCTGCAGGCGGCGATCGAGCTGGACGTCTTCCTCGCAGCGCTCGCGATCTCCACCCTCATCCCGATCGCTCTCTTCCTCGTGTTCCAAGGTTTGTTCCTTCGCAGCGCAGGACTGGGGGGCGCCGTCAAGGGCTGA
- a CDS encoding FUSC family protein: protein MRLPTTLRAPARIPLLQVAKTAVAMILAWLIAGTFLPTQLPIFAAIAALLVVQPSVNQSIGRAIERSIGVIVGVVIAYAVGLLFGTTSWIVLLAVVVAIFLSWALKLTPGTANQVPITAMLVLAIGALSPGYAFVRIIETVIGAIIGIIVNIAIVPPVLIGPARNSVNALGNEAAATLDRLAAALMTPQSQAQLDELLITARLLRPMQKKTEADLTQARESLTLNPRQSRHRRDLDAVDAFFSRLGPVITRILGMTRAFHDRYDDSISREPTVEAIADELSRASHDLRLLSRDPTAAPEPESVTADIPVLTAPLSVAAPNSRHWVLIGSLVEDLRRIHDEITGEDGP, encoded by the coding sequence GTGCGATTGCCAACGACCTTGCGAGCACCAGCGCGCATCCCGCTGCTGCAGGTTGCGAAAACGGCTGTCGCGATGATTCTCGCGTGGCTCATCGCGGGCACGTTCCTCCCCACCCAGTTGCCGATCTTCGCAGCGATCGCCGCGCTTCTGGTGGTCCAGCCGAGTGTCAACCAGTCGATCGGGCGCGCGATCGAGCGGAGCATCGGCGTCATCGTCGGAGTGGTGATCGCCTACGCCGTCGGACTCCTCTTCGGCACGACGAGCTGGATCGTGCTGCTCGCGGTCGTCGTCGCGATCTTCCTCTCCTGGGCGCTGAAGCTGACCCCCGGCACTGCGAACCAGGTTCCGATCACGGCGATGCTCGTGCTCGCCATCGGCGCGCTCTCGCCGGGCTACGCGTTCGTGCGCATCATCGAGACGGTGATCGGCGCGATCATCGGCATCATTGTGAACATCGCGATCGTCCCGCCCGTGCTGATCGGCCCCGCACGCAACTCGGTCAACGCCCTCGGTAACGAGGCGGCAGCGACACTCGATCGTCTGGCCGCTGCGCTGATGACACCCCAGTCGCAGGCGCAACTCGATGAGCTGCTCATCACCGCGCGCCTGCTGCGCCCCATGCAGAAGAAGACCGAGGCAGACCTGACCCAGGCACGCGAGAGCCTCACACTGAATCCGCGGCAGTCACGCCACAGACGGGATCTGGACGCCGTCGACGCCTTCTTCAGCCGTCTCGGCCCAGTGATCACACGGATCCTGGGAATGACGCGCGCCTTTCACGACCGCTATGACGACAGCATTTCGCGGGAGCCGACGGTCGAGGCCATCGCCGATGAGCTGAGCCGCGCATCCCACGACCTCAGGCTGCTCTCGCGCGACCCGACTGCGGCTCCCGAGCCCGAGTCCGTGACCGCGGACATCCCGGTGCTGACGGCTCCGCTGTCGGTGGCCGCGCCCAATTCGCGGCACTGGGTGCTGATCGGCTCGCTCGTCGAGGACCTCCGTCGGATCCATGACGAGATCACCGGAGAAGACGGCCCGTGA
- a CDS encoding glycoside hydrolase family 3 N-terminal domain-containing protein, producing MTLRQKVASLLMLHRPGVDGMALRSFVDSYGLGGLILMGDNIPPGLAALRAETAAISSDPGLPVLTATDEEGGIVRRLPEDTAPGPDQLKGEAPDATRAASASRAALLKAAGISLNFGTVADVTADPHSFIFDRVLGTTPADASSRVAASVAGQKGVVLSTLKHFPGHGEVEADSHLSIPTTPVSLDQWRERDEPSFAAGVKGGADVVMFGHLVYSAVDSAPASLSAVWHRILVDEVGFDGVTITDDMRMLQDSGVAQYQDPGENAVRALAAGNTMLLFVLGTDPSEDGVDPGHVIDAIVAAVDSGRISLSQIDGDARKLLRLRRSLAVSGD from the coding sequence ATGACGCTGAGACAGAAGGTCGCGAGCCTTCTCATGCTCCACCGGCCGGGCGTCGACGGCATGGCCCTGCGCTCGTTCGTCGACAGCTACGGTCTGGGCGGCCTGATCCTGATGGGCGACAACATCCCGCCGGGATTGGCCGCACTTCGCGCCGAGACGGCCGCGATCAGCTCGGATCCGGGGCTTCCGGTGCTCACGGCGACGGATGAGGAAGGCGGCATCGTCAGGCGACTGCCGGAGGACACGGCTCCGGGTCCCGATCAGCTGAAGGGCGAGGCTCCGGATGCGACCCGCGCGGCATCCGCCAGCCGCGCGGCCCTGCTGAAGGCGGCGGGCATCTCTCTCAATTTCGGGACGGTCGCCGACGTGACGGCCGATCCGCATTCGTTCATCTTCGATCGCGTGCTCGGAACGACGCCGGCGGATGCGAGCAGCCGGGTCGCTGCATCCGTCGCCGGACAGAAGGGTGTGGTGCTTTCGACGCTCAAGCATTTTCCCGGGCACGGCGAGGTCGAGGCCGACTCGCATCTGTCCATCCCGACGACGCCGGTGTCGCTCGATCAGTGGCGTGAACGCGATGAGCCGTCGTTCGCGGCGGGGGTGAAGGGCGGCGCAGACGTCGTCATGTTCGGGCATCTCGTCTACAGCGCGGTCGACAGCGCACCCGCGTCGCTATCCGCCGTGTGGCACCGCATCCTCGTAGACGAGGTCGGGTTCGACGGTGTGACGATCACAGACGACATGCGGATGCTGCAGGACTCCGGAGTCGCGCAGTACCAGGACCCCGGAGAGAACGCGGTGCGCGCACTTGCTGCGGGGAACACGATGCTGTTGTTCGTCCTGGGCACCGACCCGTCCGAAGACGGAGTCGACCCAGGACACGTCATCGACGCGATCGTCGCAGCGGTCGACTCCGGGCGGATCTCGCTTTCCCAGATCGACGGGGATGCGCGCAAACTGCTGCGTCTGCGGCGATCGCTGGCAGTATCCGGCGACTGA